GGATGACCCCTGGCCCTGTTTCAGTTCTGAGGCGAGGATCAGCCATGGTTCAAGCTTGTGCTTTCGTTGCACCGACGACGCTGTCGACGATGGCTCTGATTTCATCCAACGCCAAAGGCTTGCGCGCGAGGTCAAAGGGAATGCCTTCATCTTGAATGGCACGCAGGGGCTCCAAGAATTCACCGTAAAAGGCGGTGACAATGTAAACTGGGATGCCAGGGCAGTTTTTATGGAGCTCGCGTAACGTTTCAACGCCATTCATTCCGGGCATTTTCAGATCAAGGAGAATTAGATCGGGTTGGTACATACGGGCCAGTTCAAGACCCGTTTGCCCATCTTCTGCTGAAACGACGTCATAGCGCGTGTCTTCAAGCGCCATACTGAAGGCGTCACGGACTCCATGGTCGTCATCTATGACTAAAACACGTCCCACGGTCTCAATTCCCTTGCCCAATTTCTCGCGTGTTTACCTTAATTAACGAGACGTATTCTTCGGTCTTTATGGTTGTTGTTGACGCTGACCATCTATAATGTTTCGATTAAATACAATATACACTCAAAACAAAATAACAACATACATTTGGGATGGGACTATGAATACGGACGCACGCACTTTTGAGCCAGCTAGCAGCGCGTTTGAAAAGTCTATGGGGCTCAACCTCCTGGATTGTGTCTTAAGTGGAACCACGGTTGCTGCTCTGGTGATTGATGAGTCCCACAAAGTTATTTGGGCCAACCGTGCGTTCGAAAAACTGACCGGATTTGGGGCTGCAGCGACTCTGGGCCATTCAATAGAACGCTTTGGCGCTGGCCGCGGAACACCGACCATTGCTGACTGTGCTTGGAGCGCTAGCCAGTTGGGACGAACAGCGGCCTGCAAAATTTATTTACCGACCGCCGGTGGCGATGACGTGCCTGCGCTGTTGGAAATGTCTTCTTTGACAAATTTTTCTGGGCAAAGTTGTCTTGTCGCGACGCTCACGGGTGACTCAAAAGCTAACAGCGCCGCATCTGATCGAGACGCAAGCGCCGTTCATGACATCGTAGCGAAATGTCAGGACGGTTTGCTGGTGATCGACAAGCGCGGTGCGATCGCATTTTGCAATGCCTCTGCAGC
This genomic stretch from Rhodospirillaceae bacterium harbors:
- a CDS encoding response regulator; the encoded protein is MGRVLVIDDDHGVRDAFSMALEDTRYDVVSAEDGQTGLELARMYQPDLILLDLKMPGMNGVETLRELHKNCPGIPVYIVTAFYGEFLEPLRAIQDEGIPFDLARKPLALDEIRAIVDSVVGATKAQA